One segment of Meleagris gallopavo isolate NT-WF06-2002-E0010 breed Aviagen turkey brand Nicholas breeding stock chromosome 8, Turkey_5.1, whole genome shotgun sequence DNA contains the following:
- the NFKB2 gene encoding nuclear factor NF-kappa-B p100 subunit isoform X4, whose translation MLGLDGLLRPAASGTCLDGIDYDDFSFGSHMVEQKEPLMETVGPYLVIIEQPKQRGFRFRYGCEGPSHGGLPGASSEKGHKTYPTVKICNYEGVARIEVDLVTHSDPPRVHAHSLVGKQCNEAGNCVVIVGPKDMTAQFSNLGVLHVTKKNMMEIMKEKLKKQKTRNTNGLLTEAELREIELEAKELKKVMDLSIVRLRFTAYLRDSSGNFTLALQPVISDPIHDSKSPGASNLKISRMDKTAGSVRGGDEVYLLCDKVQKDDIEVRFYEDDENGWQAFGDFSPTDVHKQYAIVFRTPPYHKPKIDRPVTVFLQLKRKRGGDVSDSKQFTYYPVVEDKEEVERKRKKVLPQFPQHFGGGSHMGGAGGAGGFGAGGGGNLSFPYSSGLGYNNLYSSSPHPVGGGYQGGVQMKAPSESGDGGDRQVPTESTYCRELQRHAHLCHLWLLARRNAHALLDYSVTADPRMLLAVQRHLVASQDENGDTPLHLAIIHEQTAVIKQLIEVVVSIPSQQIINITNNLQQTPLHLAVITKQPQVVQLLLQAHANPTLLDRYGNSLLHLALQAGDEEMLRTLLAHLGSATPYLLCLPNFHGLLPVHLAVKAKSLACLDLLVRKGADVNGVERQGGRTPLHLAVEMENLNMATHLVKKLGANVNSRTFAGNTPLHLAAGLGSPTLTKLLLKAGADVQHENDEPVSPSSSEASSDTDGDPEEQEQAMELGEPAPSPHPTPEEEQGQTGPRQRRCHTALDLTRSQKVRDILLQASQPCPDTELPTAPRPGNVLSLDSDALQGLEQLLNQDSSGSDWMELAKRLGLCSLVETYKDTPSPSISLLRSYELAGGSLGGLLEALDSMGLRGAVRMLRKPEPLEKLQSTEVKEDSAYGSESVEEEQAATLKPRPVPEGELLHSQQQQVH comes from the exons ATGCTGGGGCTGGACGGGCTGCTGCGGCCGGCCGCCTCCGGCACG TGCCTGGATGGGATTGACTACGATGACTTCAGCTTTGGCTCCCACATGGTGGAGCAGAAGGAGCCCCTTATGGAGACAG TCGGCCCTTACCTGGTGATCATTGAGCAGCCGAAGCAG CGGGGCTTTCGATTTCGGTATGGCTGCGAGGGCCCTTCGCACGGGGGGCTGCCAGGAGCCTCCAGCGAGAAGGGGCACAAGACCTATCCCACCGTCaag ATCTGCAACTACGAAGGGGTAGCGCGCATCGAGGTGGACCTGGTGACGCACAGTGACCCTCCACGTGTGCACGCGCACAGCCTGGTGGGCAAGCAGTGCAACGAGGCCGGCAACTGCGTCGTCATTGTGGGGCCCAAAGACATGACGGCACA GTTCAGCAATCTGGGAGTGCTCCACGTCACCAAAAAGAACATGATGGAGATCATGaaggagaagctgaagaagcagaagacaCGCAACACAAACGGACTGCTGACAG AAGCTGAACTGCGTGAGATCGAGCTGGAGGCCAAGGAGCTGAAGAAGGTGATGGACCTGAGTATCGTGCGGCTGCGCTTCACCGCTTACCTCCGTGACAGCAGTGGAAACTTCACTTTGGCACTGCAGCCTGTCATCTCTGATCCCATCCATGACAGCA AGTCCCCTGGTGCTTCTAATCTCAAGATCTCGCGGATGGACAAGACTGCGGGCTCAGTGCGGGGTGGTGACGAGGTCTACCTGCTGTGCGACAAGGTGCAGAAAG ATGACATTGAGGTGCGGTTCTATGAGGACGACGAGAATGGCTGGCAGGCCTTTGGAGACTTCTCTCCCACGGACGTACACAAACAG TACGCCATTGTCTTCCGCACACCTCCCTACCACAAACCCAAAATTGACCGTCCTGTCACCGTGTTCCTGCAACTTAAGCGGAAGCGTGGAGGGGACGTCAGCGACTCCAAGCAGTTCACCTATTACCCCGTGGTTGAGG ATAAGGAGGAGGTGGAGCGGAAGCGCAAGAAGGtgctgcctcagtttccccagcacTTTGGCGGAGGCTCTCACATGgggggtgctggaggtgctgggggctttggagcaggaggag GCGGTAACCTCAGCTTCCCTTATTCATCCGGACTGGGATACAACAACCTCTACTCCTCCAGCCCGCACCCCGTAGGGGGGGGGTACCAGGGCGGTGTGCAGATGAAGGCCCCCAGCGAGAGTGGGGATGGAGGTGACAGACAGGTGCCTACAGAAAGCACCtactgcagggagctgcagcgGCATG CCCACCTGTGCCACCTGTGGTTGCTGGCACGCCGCAACGCCCATGCCCTGCTGGACTACTCGGTGACTGCTGACCCTcgcatgctgctggctgtgcagaggCACCTGGTAGCCTCACAAGATGAGAATGGGGACAC GCCCTTGCACCTCGCCATCATCCATGAGCAGACGGCTGTGATCAAGCAGCTAATTGAGGTGGTGGTCAGCATCCCTAGCCAGCAGATCATTAACATCACCAACAATCTGCAGCAG ACACCGCTGCACCTGGCAGTCATCACCAAGCAGCCCCAGGtggtgcagctcctgctgcaggcccATGCCAACCCCACCCTGCTGGACCGCTACGGCAACTCCCTGCTGCACCTGGCACTGCAGGCTGGTGATGAGGAGATGCTGCGGACGCTGCTGGCCCACCTGGGCTCTGCCACCCCCTACCTGTTGTGCTTGCCCAACTTCCACG GTCTCCTGCCCGTACACCTGGCTGTGAAGGCGAAGAGCCTGGCCTGCTTGGACCTGCTGGTCAGGAAGGGCGCGGATGTGAATGGCGTGGAGAGGCAGGGCGGCAGGACACCACTGCACCTGGCTGTGGAGATGGAGAACCTCAACATGGCCACACACCTGGTGAAGAAG CTGGGAGCAAATGTCAACAGCCGGACCTTTGCTGGGAACACCCCCCTGCACCTGGCTGCTGGCCTGGGCTCCCCAACCCTCACCAAACTGCTGCTCAAAGCAG GGGCAGATGTGCAGCATGAGAACGACGAGCCTGTCAGCCCCTCCTCGTCAGAGGCCAGCAGCGACACGGATGGTGACCCCgaggagcaggagcaggctATGGAGCTGGGGGAGCCAGCCCCGAGCCCCCATCCCACCCCTGAGGAGGAGCAGGGGCAAACAGGGCCTCGGCAGCGCCGCTGCCACACAGCTCTGGACCTGACCCGGAGCCAGAAG GTGCGGGACATATTGCTGCAGGCCTCCCAGCCATGCCCTGATACTGAGCTGCCCACCGCCCCCCGGCCAg GGAATGTGCTGTCTCTGGACAGCGATGCGCTGcaggggctggagcagctgctgaacCAGGACAGCAGCGGGTCAGACTGGATGGAGCTGGCCAAGAGGCTGGGGCTCTGCAGCCTGGTGGAAACCTACAAGGACACGCCTTCACCCAGCATCAGCCTGCTGCGCAGCTATGAG CTGGCCGGGGGCAGCCTTGGGGGCCTTCTGGAGGCGCTGGACTCCATGGGCTTGCGCGGGGCTGTCAGAATGCTGCGCAAACCTGAGCCGCTGGagaagctgcagagcacag AGGTCAAGGAAGACAGTGCCTATGGGAGCGAATCGGTGGAGGAGGAGCAGGCGGCCACCCTGAAGCCGAGGCCGGTGCCAGAGGGAGAGCTGctccacagccagcagcagcaggtgcaCTGA